The following coding sequences are from one Cygnus olor isolate bCygOlo1 chromosome 2, bCygOlo1.pri.v2, whole genome shotgun sequence window:
- the PDP1 gene encoding pyruvate dehyrogenase phosphatase catalytic subunit 1 isoform X2 encodes MCVCPGPRRIAIPVRSSRLPLLSDAMPAPTHLFPLIRNCEISRICSTVCYCHHKHLCCFSSHFAHGHFRYAPQKRFAALYRPKENFNHFIHARDYASTPQRFYLTPPQVNSILKANEYSFKVPEFDGKNVSSVLGFDSNQLPANAPIEDRRSAATCLQTRGMLLGVFDGHAGCACAQAVSERLFYYIAVSLLPHETLLEIENAVESGRALLPILQWHKHPNDYFSKEASKLYFNSLRTYWQELIDLNSGETTDVKEALINAFKRLDNDISLEAQVGDPNSFLNYLVLRVAFSGATACVAHVDGVDLHVANTGDSRAMLGVQEEDGSWSAVNLSYDHNAQNEREVERVKTEHPKSEEKSLVKQDRLLGLLMPFRAFGDVKFKWSIELQKRVVESGPDQLNDNEYTKFIPPNYHTPPYLTAEPEIIHHKLRPQDKFLVLATDGLWETMHRQDVARIVGEYLTGVHHQQPIAVGGYKVTLGQMHGLLTERRARISSVFEDQNAATHLIRHAVGNNEFGTVDHERLSKMLSLPEELARMYRDDITIIVVQFNSHVIGACQNEEL; translated from the exons ATGTGTGTGTGCCCCGGGCCCAGGCGGATCG caATTCCAGTCCGAAGCTCCAGGCTGCCATTGCTGTCTGATGCCATGCCAGCGCCAACTCATCTGTTCCCATTGATTCGTAACTGTGAGATTAGCAGAATATGCAGTACTGTTTGTTACTGCCACCATAAACATCTGTGTtgcttttcctctcatttcGCTCACGGTCACTTCAGATATGCGCCTCAGAAGAGATTTGCAGCACTTTATAGGCCAAAGGAGAACTTTAATCATTTTATTCATGCGAGGGATTATGCTTCTACACCACAGAGATTTTACCTCACTCCTCCACAGGTCAACAGCATCCTGAAGGCAAACGAATACAGTTTTAAAGTCCCAGAGTTTGACGGCAAGAATGTGAGTTCTGTCCTTGGCTTTGATAGCAACCAGTTGCCTGCTAATGCTCCAATCGAAGACCGGAGAAGTGCTGCCACTTGCTTACAGACACGAGGGATGCTTCTGGGTGTGTTTGATGGCCACGCAGGCTGTGCTTGTGCTCAAGCTGTCAGTGAGAGACTGTTCTACTACATTGCTGTCTCTTTGTTACCTCATGAGACTTTACTTGAAATAGAAAACGCTGTGGAAAGCGGTAGAGCTCTGTTGCCTATTTTGCAGTGGCACAAGCATCCCAACGATTACTTCAGCAAAGAAGCTTCCAAGCTTTACTTCAATAGTCTGAGGACTTACTGGCAGGAGCTGATTGATCTCAATAGCGGAGAGACTACTGATGTGAAAGAAGCtttaattaatgcttttaaGAGGCTCGATAATGATATTTCTCTGGAAGCTCAAGTAGGAGATCCAAATTCTTTTCTCAACTACCTAGTCCTGCGAGTAGCGTTTTCTGGTGCAACTGCCTGTGTGGCCCACGTAGATGGTGTTGACTTGCATGTGGCAAACACAGGTGACAGCAGGGCAATGCTCGGGGTTCAGGAAGAAGATGGCTCTTGGTCTGCAGTTAATCTCTCCTACGACCACAACGCACAAAACGAACGCGAAGTGGAACGGGTGAAAACAGAGCATCCGAAGTCTGAAGAGAAGAGTCTTGTGAAACAAGACCGTCTCCTGGGCCTGCTGATGCCTTTCAGAGCTTTTGGCGATGTGAAGTTTAAGTGGAGTATTGAACTACAGAAGAGAGTGGTTGAGTCGGGCCCGGATCAGCTGAATGACAATGAATACACCAAGTTTATTCCTCCAAATTATCACACTCCCCCTTACCTCACAGCTGAGCCAGAAATCATCCATCACAAATTAAGGCCGCAGGATAAGTTCCTGGTTTTGGCTACAGATGGGCTGTGGGAGACTATGCACAGGCAAGATGTGGCTAGAATCGTAGGGGAGTACCTCACTGGGGTTCACCATCAGCAGCCCATAGCTGTCGGTGGTTATAAGGTAACTCTGGGACAGATGCATGGTCTCTTAACAGAAAGAAGAGCGAGGATCTCTTCAGTATTTGAAGATCAGAACGCAGCGACTCACCTGATCCGTCACGCAGTGGGCAATAACGAGTTTGGCACTGTGGATCACGAGCGGCTGTCCAAGATGCTTAGTCTTCCAGAAGAGCTGGCTCGAATGTATAGGGATGACATTACGATTATCGTGGTGCAGTTCAACTCGCATGTTATAGGTGCATGTCAAAATGAGGAACTGTGA
- the PDP1 gene encoding pyruvate dehyrogenase phosphatase catalytic subunit 1 isoform X1, with translation MELRCLSGSLSLSYCYLSGCKSYRIYAELLAIPVRSSRLPLLSDAMPAPTHLFPLIRNCEISRICSTVCYCHHKHLCCFSSHFAHGHFRYAPQKRFAALYRPKENFNHFIHARDYASTPQRFYLTPPQVNSILKANEYSFKVPEFDGKNVSSVLGFDSNQLPANAPIEDRRSAATCLQTRGMLLGVFDGHAGCACAQAVSERLFYYIAVSLLPHETLLEIENAVESGRALLPILQWHKHPNDYFSKEASKLYFNSLRTYWQELIDLNSGETTDVKEALINAFKRLDNDISLEAQVGDPNSFLNYLVLRVAFSGATACVAHVDGVDLHVANTGDSRAMLGVQEEDGSWSAVNLSYDHNAQNEREVERVKTEHPKSEEKSLVKQDRLLGLLMPFRAFGDVKFKWSIELQKRVVESGPDQLNDNEYTKFIPPNYHTPPYLTAEPEIIHHKLRPQDKFLVLATDGLWETMHRQDVARIVGEYLTGVHHQQPIAVGGYKVTLGQMHGLLTERRARISSVFEDQNAATHLIRHAVGNNEFGTVDHERLSKMLSLPEELARMYRDDITIIVVQFNSHVIGACQNEEL, from the exons ATGGAGCTGCGTTGTCTGTCTGGATCGCTGTCACTTTCTTACTGCTATTTGAGTGGCTGTAAGAGCTACCGCATCTATGCTGAGCTTCTAG caATTCCAGTCCGAAGCTCCAGGCTGCCATTGCTGTCTGATGCCATGCCAGCGCCAACTCATCTGTTCCCATTGATTCGTAACTGTGAGATTAGCAGAATATGCAGTACTGTTTGTTACTGCCACCATAAACATCTGTGTtgcttttcctctcatttcGCTCACGGTCACTTCAGATATGCGCCTCAGAAGAGATTTGCAGCACTTTATAGGCCAAAGGAGAACTTTAATCATTTTATTCATGCGAGGGATTATGCTTCTACACCACAGAGATTTTACCTCACTCCTCCACAGGTCAACAGCATCCTGAAGGCAAACGAATACAGTTTTAAAGTCCCAGAGTTTGACGGCAAGAATGTGAGTTCTGTCCTTGGCTTTGATAGCAACCAGTTGCCTGCTAATGCTCCAATCGAAGACCGGAGAAGTGCTGCCACTTGCTTACAGACACGAGGGATGCTTCTGGGTGTGTTTGATGGCCACGCAGGCTGTGCTTGTGCTCAAGCTGTCAGTGAGAGACTGTTCTACTACATTGCTGTCTCTTTGTTACCTCATGAGACTTTACTTGAAATAGAAAACGCTGTGGAAAGCGGTAGAGCTCTGTTGCCTATTTTGCAGTGGCACAAGCATCCCAACGATTACTTCAGCAAAGAAGCTTCCAAGCTTTACTTCAATAGTCTGAGGACTTACTGGCAGGAGCTGATTGATCTCAATAGCGGAGAGACTACTGATGTGAAAGAAGCtttaattaatgcttttaaGAGGCTCGATAATGATATTTCTCTGGAAGCTCAAGTAGGAGATCCAAATTCTTTTCTCAACTACCTAGTCCTGCGAGTAGCGTTTTCTGGTGCAACTGCCTGTGTGGCCCACGTAGATGGTGTTGACTTGCATGTGGCAAACACAGGTGACAGCAGGGCAATGCTCGGGGTTCAGGAAGAAGATGGCTCTTGGTCTGCAGTTAATCTCTCCTACGACCACAACGCACAAAACGAACGCGAAGTGGAACGGGTGAAAACAGAGCATCCGAAGTCTGAAGAGAAGAGTCTTGTGAAACAAGACCGTCTCCTGGGCCTGCTGATGCCTTTCAGAGCTTTTGGCGATGTGAAGTTTAAGTGGAGTATTGAACTACAGAAGAGAGTGGTTGAGTCGGGCCCGGATCAGCTGAATGACAATGAATACACCAAGTTTATTCCTCCAAATTATCACACTCCCCCTTACCTCACAGCTGAGCCAGAAATCATCCATCACAAATTAAGGCCGCAGGATAAGTTCCTGGTTTTGGCTACAGATGGGCTGTGGGAGACTATGCACAGGCAAGATGTGGCTAGAATCGTAGGGGAGTACCTCACTGGGGTTCACCATCAGCAGCCCATAGCTGTCGGTGGTTATAAGGTAACTCTGGGACAGATGCATGGTCTCTTAACAGAAAGAAGAGCGAGGATCTCTTCAGTATTTGAAGATCAGAACGCAGCGACTCACCTGATCCGTCACGCAGTGGGCAATAACGAGTTTGGCACTGTGGATCACGAGCGGCTGTCCAAGATGCTTAGTCTTCCAGAAGAGCTGGCTCGAATGTATAGGGATGACATTACGATTATCGTGGTGCAGTTCAACTCGCATGTTATAGGTGCATGTCAAAATGAGGAACTGTGA
- the PDP1 gene encoding pyruvate dehyrogenase phosphatase catalytic subunit 1 isoform X3 has product MPAPTHLFPLIRNCEISRICSTVCYCHHKHLCCFSSHFAHGHFRYAPQKRFAALYRPKENFNHFIHARDYASTPQRFYLTPPQVNSILKANEYSFKVPEFDGKNVSSVLGFDSNQLPANAPIEDRRSAATCLQTRGMLLGVFDGHAGCACAQAVSERLFYYIAVSLLPHETLLEIENAVESGRALLPILQWHKHPNDYFSKEASKLYFNSLRTYWQELIDLNSGETTDVKEALINAFKRLDNDISLEAQVGDPNSFLNYLVLRVAFSGATACVAHVDGVDLHVANTGDSRAMLGVQEEDGSWSAVNLSYDHNAQNEREVERVKTEHPKSEEKSLVKQDRLLGLLMPFRAFGDVKFKWSIELQKRVVESGPDQLNDNEYTKFIPPNYHTPPYLTAEPEIIHHKLRPQDKFLVLATDGLWETMHRQDVARIVGEYLTGVHHQQPIAVGGYKVTLGQMHGLLTERRARISSVFEDQNAATHLIRHAVGNNEFGTVDHERLSKMLSLPEELARMYRDDITIIVVQFNSHVIGACQNEEL; this is encoded by the coding sequence ATGCCAGCGCCAACTCATCTGTTCCCATTGATTCGTAACTGTGAGATTAGCAGAATATGCAGTACTGTTTGTTACTGCCACCATAAACATCTGTGTtgcttttcctctcatttcGCTCACGGTCACTTCAGATATGCGCCTCAGAAGAGATTTGCAGCACTTTATAGGCCAAAGGAGAACTTTAATCATTTTATTCATGCGAGGGATTATGCTTCTACACCACAGAGATTTTACCTCACTCCTCCACAGGTCAACAGCATCCTGAAGGCAAACGAATACAGTTTTAAAGTCCCAGAGTTTGACGGCAAGAATGTGAGTTCTGTCCTTGGCTTTGATAGCAACCAGTTGCCTGCTAATGCTCCAATCGAAGACCGGAGAAGTGCTGCCACTTGCTTACAGACACGAGGGATGCTTCTGGGTGTGTTTGATGGCCACGCAGGCTGTGCTTGTGCTCAAGCTGTCAGTGAGAGACTGTTCTACTACATTGCTGTCTCTTTGTTACCTCATGAGACTTTACTTGAAATAGAAAACGCTGTGGAAAGCGGTAGAGCTCTGTTGCCTATTTTGCAGTGGCACAAGCATCCCAACGATTACTTCAGCAAAGAAGCTTCCAAGCTTTACTTCAATAGTCTGAGGACTTACTGGCAGGAGCTGATTGATCTCAATAGCGGAGAGACTACTGATGTGAAAGAAGCtttaattaatgcttttaaGAGGCTCGATAATGATATTTCTCTGGAAGCTCAAGTAGGAGATCCAAATTCTTTTCTCAACTACCTAGTCCTGCGAGTAGCGTTTTCTGGTGCAACTGCCTGTGTGGCCCACGTAGATGGTGTTGACTTGCATGTGGCAAACACAGGTGACAGCAGGGCAATGCTCGGGGTTCAGGAAGAAGATGGCTCTTGGTCTGCAGTTAATCTCTCCTACGACCACAACGCACAAAACGAACGCGAAGTGGAACGGGTGAAAACAGAGCATCCGAAGTCTGAAGAGAAGAGTCTTGTGAAACAAGACCGTCTCCTGGGCCTGCTGATGCCTTTCAGAGCTTTTGGCGATGTGAAGTTTAAGTGGAGTATTGAACTACAGAAGAGAGTGGTTGAGTCGGGCCCGGATCAGCTGAATGACAATGAATACACCAAGTTTATTCCTCCAAATTATCACACTCCCCCTTACCTCACAGCTGAGCCAGAAATCATCCATCACAAATTAAGGCCGCAGGATAAGTTCCTGGTTTTGGCTACAGATGGGCTGTGGGAGACTATGCACAGGCAAGATGTGGCTAGAATCGTAGGGGAGTACCTCACTGGGGTTCACCATCAGCAGCCCATAGCTGTCGGTGGTTATAAGGTAACTCTGGGACAGATGCATGGTCTCTTAACAGAAAGAAGAGCGAGGATCTCTTCAGTATTTGAAGATCAGAACGCAGCGACTCACCTGATCCGTCACGCAGTGGGCAATAACGAGTTTGGCACTGTGGATCACGAGCGGCTGTCCAAGATGCTTAGTCTTCCAGAAGAGCTGGCTCGAATGTATAGGGATGACATTACGATTATCGTGGTGCAGTTCAACTCGCATGTTATAGGTGCATGTCAAAATGAGGAACTGTGA